A section of the Aminiphilus circumscriptus DSM 16581 genome encodes:
- a CDS encoding DUF2087 domain-containing protein, which translates to MTNSLISQLERASLEDLVCGHIRETAPEAYVCLFCGKRFEEGVVYPFGTTLFTASGAVRRHVAEVHGDPFDALLRLGKEHTGISELQEAVLRHTHAGASDRETAALLGGKSPSTVRNHRFQLRKRRREAKLFLAIMELLDRKEANQGYLTFNAALPVADDRVKVTDEEARKILKKHFSSEDPLVLASFPKKQKAKLVVLNRMVELFVRGRRYSERDVNELLAGAFDDYVTIRRYLIDYGFLDRKADGSAYWRTNPPRLSDAGSAENP; encoded by the coding sequence ATGACAAACTCACTTATTTCCCAGCTCGAGCGTGCATCCCTTGAGGACCTCGTGTGCGGCCATATCCGGGAAACCGCTCCCGAGGCCTATGTCTGCCTGTTCTGCGGCAAGAGATTCGAGGAAGGAGTGGTCTATCCCTTCGGAACGACGCTCTTCACGGCCTCTGGAGCGGTCCGCCGCCACGTGGCGGAGGTGCACGGCGATCCCTTCGACGCGCTGCTGCGTCTCGGAAAGGAGCATACGGGCATCTCGGAGCTGCAGGAGGCGGTGCTCCGCCACACCCACGCGGGCGCCAGCGACAGAGAAACGGCGGCGCTTCTCGGGGGCAAGTCCCCCTCGACGGTGCGGAATCACCGTTTTCAGCTCCGGAAGCGGCGCCGGGAGGCAAAGCTCTTTCTCGCCATCATGGAACTCCTCGACCGGAAGGAAGCGAATCAGGGCTACCTGACCTTCAACGCGGCGCTGCCCGTCGCGGACGACCGGGTGAAGGTCACCGACGAGGAGGCCCGGAAAATTCTGAAGAAGCATTTCAGTTCCGAGGATCCTCTGGTTCTCGCGTCGTTTCCGAAGAAACAGAAGGCAAAGCTGGTGGTGCTCAATCGGATGGTGGAACTCTTCGTCCGGGGACGCCGGTACTCGGAAAGGGATGTCAACGAACTTCTCGCCGGGGCCTTTGACGACTACGTCACCATTCGGCGCTATCTCATCGACTACGGTTTTCTGGACCGGAAGGCCGACGGAAGCGCCTATTGGAGAACGAACCCACCCCGTCTGTCCGATGCGGGAAGTGCGGAAAATCCCTGA
- a CDS encoding TRAP transporter large permease, translating into MDALVLSLLFVGFLVTSIPIGIAIGCAVLVFVLIYDVSGFSFMFQNMYSAINSFPLMAVPFFMLTGSIMEGGGLSQRIVNVANKLVGNRTSGLAIVAILACMFFGAISGSAPATLAAIGTIMVPAMVKHRYSKNFSVGVVTTAGGLGIIIPPSIPLVIYGVGTMTSIGDLFIAGIGPGVVVGVFLMITARIVGKKRGYTGTGERFSFREAGKAAWEAKWALFMPLIILGGIYGGIFTPTEAAVVGVVYGMFVGFFIYKELTIKRLMEVFVDNASLVGASFLIFGFATSLSFLVSVTMLPDRLSEAISMISTNKYVVLFIVNIFLILLGMLMDTMSANLIFSPLLLSIVAPLGVDPVHFGIVITIALALGFVTPPMATNLFLASTIFDIPVQEIIKEELPFVFAMILALFVVTFIPQISLFLVQFLH; encoded by the coding sequence ATGGATGCGCTCGTGCTGTCGCTTTTGTTCGTTGGCTTTCTTGTGACGAGTATCCCCATAGGTATTGCGATCGGGTGCGCTGTCTTGGTTTTTGTCTTGATTTATGATGTCTCGGGATTCTCGTTCATGTTTCAGAATATGTATTCCGCGATCAATTCCTTTCCGTTGATGGCTGTTCCCTTTTTCATGCTGACGGGTTCCATTATGGAAGGCGGCGGCCTCTCGCAGCGTATCGTCAATGTCGCCAACAAACTTGTGGGGAACAGAACATCCGGTCTGGCGATTGTGGCTATTCTGGCGTGCATGTTCTTCGGGGCGATTTCAGGTTCCGCTCCGGCGACGCTCGCGGCCATTGGAACAATCATGGTTCCTGCCATGGTCAAACATCGCTATTCGAAAAATTTTTCCGTCGGTGTCGTGACTACTGCGGGAGGCTTGGGTATCATCATTCCGCCGAGCATTCCTCTTGTGATTTACGGTGTGGGAACGATGACGTCCATCGGAGACCTCTTTATCGCAGGTATTGGTCCGGGTGTTGTCGTCGGTGTTTTTCTCATGATCACGGCGCGCATTGTCGGGAAGAAGCGGGGGTACACGGGAACCGGAGAGCGCTTCAGTTTTCGCGAGGCGGGAAAGGCGGCCTGGGAAGCGAAGTGGGCGCTGTTCATGCCGTTGATCATCCTGGGTGGAATCTACGGAGGGATTTTCACGCCCACGGAGGCTGCGGTGGTGGGTGTTGTGTACGGAATGTTCGTGGGGTTCTTCATCTACAAAGAATTGACGATCAAGCGCTTGATGGAAGTGTTTGTCGACAATGCCTCACTTGTCGGCGCCTCGTTCCTGATTTTTGGTTTCGCCACGTCGCTTTCCTTTCTCGTGTCTGTCACCATGCTTCCGGACAGACTCAGTGAAGCTATTTCGATGATATCTACGAATAAATATGTGGTTCTTTTTATAGTAAATATATTTCTAATTTTGCTTGGAATGTTGATGGATACCATGTCTGCAAATCTTATTTTTTCACCGCTTCTCCTTTCGATAGTGGCCCCTCTCGGTGTCGATCCGGTTCATTTTGGAATTGTGATTACGATAGCGCTTGCTCTTGGTTTTGTTACTCCTCCAATGGCCACCAATCTATTTCTTGCATCCACCATATTTGACATACCAGTTCAAGAAATAATAAAAGAAGAACTTCCATTTGTTTTTGCTATGATCTTGGCTCTATTTGTTGTAACATTCATCCCACAGATAAGCTTGTTTTTGGTTCAGTTTCTACACTAA
- a CDS encoding ABC transporter ATP-binding protein: MKQVREGMTEHIVDVRDLKVHFEIRRSFLDTLLGRNKATVKAVDGVTFSLRRGEILSLVGESGSGKTTTGRAILNLVAKSGGEVLFDGASVSNRDREWNRMFRKKAQMIFQDPYQSLNPKDMIVDIVSEPLRIDGDHHDQEELLARTVEALEFAGLKPAETYLYKYPNELSGGQRQRVAIAAAFILSPDFIVADEPVSMLDASVRADILNLMVKMRETKNTSYLFITHDLSLAWLISDRVAIMYLGKIMEIGSHRIVAGSCVHPYSRALVDALPTMEEQPRDRALLKGETPSPVKLPPGCRFSPRCSHVRPQCTREEPELRCVGEGHWAACHFAEEFLSKSGADDPVPLQGEENPSCAQ, translated from the coding sequence ATGAAACAGGTGAGGGAAGGCATGACGGAACACATTGTGGACGTACGGGACCTGAAGGTCCATTTCGAGATCCGGAGGAGTTTCCTGGATACCCTCCTCGGCAGGAACAAGGCCACCGTCAAAGCCGTGGACGGAGTGACCTTTTCCCTTCGCCGCGGGGAGATCCTTTCCCTCGTGGGAGAGAGCGGCAGCGGCAAGACCACCACGGGGCGGGCCATCCTGAACCTCGTCGCCAAAAGCGGCGGCGAGGTGCTCTTCGACGGCGCGTCCGTGTCGAACCGAGACAGGGAATGGAACAGGATGTTCCGCAAAAAGGCCCAGATGATCTTCCAGGATCCCTACCAGTCCCTGAACCCCAAGGACATGATCGTGGACATCGTGTCCGAGCCGCTTCGCATCGACGGCGACCATCACGACCAGGAGGAGCTGCTCGCCCGGACGGTGGAGGCCCTGGAGTTCGCCGGGCTCAAGCCGGCGGAGACCTACCTGTACAAATATCCCAACGAGCTGAGCGGCGGCCAGCGTCAGCGGGTCGCCATCGCCGCAGCGTTCATCCTCTCGCCGGACTTCATCGTCGCGGACGAGCCCGTCTCCATGCTGGACGCCTCCGTGCGGGCGGACATCCTGAACCTCATGGTGAAGATGCGGGAGACGAAGAACACCTCCTACCTCTTCATCACCCACGATCTCTCTCTGGCGTGGCTCATCTCCGACCGGGTGGCCATCATGTATCTGGGAAAGATCATGGAGATCGGCAGCCATCGTATCGTCGCCGGAAGCTGCGTGCATCCCTATTCGCGGGCGCTCGTGGACGCCCTGCCCACCATGGAGGAACAACCCCGGGATCGGGCGCTGCTCAAAGGGGAGACCCCCTCGCCGGTGAAACTGCCGCCGGGGTGCCGCTTCTCTCCCCGCTGCTCTCATGTGCGTCCACAGTGCACCCGGGAGGAGCCGGAACTCCGGTGCGTCGGAGAAGGACACTGGGCGGCGTGCCATTTCGCCGAGGAATTTCTGTCAAAGAGCGGAGCGGACGACCCCGTTCCGCTGCAGGGAGAGGAGAACCCGTCATGCGCACAGTGA
- a CDS encoding ABC transporter ATP-binding protein, giving the protein MKLLEVRNLKTYFDTRDGVVRAVDDVSFFLEKGEAIGLVGESGCGKTTTALSVLQLLPKEGRIAGGQILLNGEDFAAKSEEELRKHRWRDVSIVFQGAMNALNPVMKVSRQIAEALLLHEGLTEKEARRRVLALFDLVEISSSLVDCYPHEFSGGMRQRAMIAMALACGPKLIVGDEPTTALDVVVQAQILALLGKLRREFGMAMILITHDLSIVGANCDQVAVMYGGKVAEIGPVGKVLRNPCHPYTQRLLKAFPDIRGEREMVQSIPGFPPNLVTPPPGCRFSPRCDAAGEICFSREPAMRCVEPGHEAACHFAEERS; this is encoded by the coding sequence ATGAAGCTGCTGGAAGTACGCAACCTCAAGACCTATTTCGACACCCGGGATGGCGTCGTCCGCGCGGTGGACGACGTGAGCTTTTTCCTCGAAAAGGGCGAGGCCATCGGTCTGGTGGGAGAGTCTGGGTGCGGCAAGACCACCACTGCGCTGTCGGTGCTGCAACTGCTGCCCAAGGAAGGGCGGATCGCCGGAGGCCAGATCCTTCTGAACGGGGAGGACTTTGCCGCGAAGAGCGAGGAGGAGCTGCGGAAGCACCGGTGGCGGGATGTGTCCATCGTCTTCCAGGGAGCCATGAACGCCCTCAATCCGGTGATGAAAGTGAGCCGCCAGATTGCGGAGGCTTTGCTCCTCCACGAGGGGCTTACCGAGAAAGAGGCCCGGCGGCGGGTGCTCGCCCTCTTCGATCTGGTGGAGATCTCCTCCAGCCTCGTGGACTGTTATCCTCACGAGTTCAGCGGCGGCATGCGCCAGAGGGCCATGATCGCCATGGCCCTCGCCTGCGGGCCAAAGCTCATTGTGGGCGACGAGCCGACCACGGCGCTGGACGTGGTGGTCCAGGCCCAGATCCTGGCCCTTCTCGGAAAGCTCCGCCGCGAGTTCGGCATGGCCATGATCCTCATCACGCACGATCTCTCCATCGTGGGAGCCAATTGCGACCAGGTGGCGGTCATGTACGGCGGCAAGGTCGCGGAGATCGGCCCGGTGGGAAAGGTGCTGCGAAACCCCTGCCATCCCTACACGCAGCGACTCCTGAAGGCGTTCCCCGACATCCGGGGAGAGCGGGAGATGGTGCAGTCCATTCCGGGCTTTCCGCCCAATCTCGTCACGCCTCCGCCGGGGTGCCGTTTTTCTCCCCGGTGCGATGCCGCCGGGGAGATCTGCTTTTCCCGGGAGCCCGCCATGCGATGCGTGGAACCCGGGCACGAGGCGGCCTGTCATTTCGCGGAGGAACGATCATGA
- a CDS encoding GntR family transcriptional regulator: MAEEFLYLQIYRTIKEKIITLELPPGAAVKEREMAEQLGTSRTPVRDALQRLAWDGWVSTGEGKKYLVKELREKDIYDMYCFRTQMEAMALEKIFEKDSSRLIAGKLDSILSEMIKVEGRLYDFTMKDLEFHKTILDFEQNDYVMKVWMTMVEELIRMTLASQKIAKDYLNPKKEHQDIIDALWKKDKAISIEKLKSHYVRATERIAKTLKEGVFVENIK, encoded by the coding sequence ATGGCCGAGGAGTTTCTGTATTTGCAAATCTACAGAACGATCAAGGAGAAGATTATCACGCTGGAATTGCCGCCTGGTGCGGCTGTGAAGGAACGAGAGATGGCGGAACAGCTCGGAACGAGTCGGACTCCCGTCAGGGATGCTCTGCAGCGCCTTGCCTGGGACGGGTGGGTGTCCACGGGAGAAGGGAAAAAGTATCTTGTCAAAGAGTTAAGAGAGAAAGATATTTACGATATGTATTGTTTTAGGACTCAAATGGAGGCAATGGCACTTGAAAAAATATTTGAAAAAGACTCATCCAGGTTGATAGCAGGAAAGCTCGACTCAATTCTTTCTGAAATGATAAAAGTAGAAGGTCGTTTGTATGATTTCACAATGAAGGATCTTGAGTTTCACAAGACAATACTTGATTTCGAGCAAAACGACTATGTGATGAAGGTTTGGATGACGATGGTTGAGGAATTGATTAGGATGACTCTTGCATCACAAAAAATTGCAAAAGATTATCTAAATCCTAAAAAAGAACATCAAGACATTATAGATGCTTTATGGAAAAAGGACAAGGCTATTAGTATTGAAAAGCTAAAGAGCCATTATGTACGTGCAACAGAAAGGATTGCAAAAACATTAAAAGAGGGTGTTTTTGTGGAAAACATCAAATAA
- a CDS encoding mandelate racemase/muconate lactonizing enzyme family protein, whose translation MKITSIEVFDCKVNKKDPTMAAFNPVLIRVNTDEGISGVGEAGLAYGCGSNAAIGMIKDLAPLVLGKDPMKVEALWESLFRDTFWGMSGGPIMYSGFSAIDIACWDIRGKVLNAPLYQLLGGKTRDSLRVYASQIQFDWAPKFKALRRPEEYAEAALKAVSEGYDAVKVDPLMIDKDESVLPGRSPKQSYYGLLRREELDMGYQRVKAIREAVGPEVDIIVEIHSFLGTNSAIQFGRLLEDMNVFYYEEPVHPMNADNMALIARSVKIPIATGERSYTRWGFREMFEKQALAVVQPDLCLCGGITEGKKICDMANVYDTTVQIHVCGGPVSKAAGLHVEAVIPNFIIHEHHTYALKECNVELCKYDYQPTKGQYGIPDLPGLGQELNDDVVKNYRVETITA comes from the coding sequence TTGAAGATAACAAGTATTGAGGTGTTTGATTGTAAGGTCAACAAAAAGGACCCTACGATGGCCGCTTTCAATCCGGTCCTGATTCGGGTCAATACGGACGAAGGCATCAGCGGTGTCGGCGAGGCCGGTTTGGCCTACGGTTGTGGTTCGAACGCTGCAATCGGAATGATCAAGGACCTTGCACCTCTCGTCCTCGGCAAGGATCCGATGAAGGTCGAAGCGCTGTGGGAGTCCCTTTTCCGTGATACGTTCTGGGGCATGAGTGGCGGTCCCATCATGTATTCCGGATTCAGCGCCATCGATATTGCTTGTTGGGATATTCGCGGCAAGGTGTTGAATGCTCCCTTATACCAGTTGCTCGGCGGTAAGACGAGGGATTCTCTGCGGGTGTATGCGAGCCAGATTCAGTTTGACTGGGCTCCGAAATTCAAGGCTCTCCGGAGGCCGGAAGAGTACGCGGAAGCTGCGCTGAAGGCTGTTTCCGAAGGGTACGATGCGGTGAAGGTCGATCCGTTGATGATAGACAAGGACGAATCCGTCCTGCCGGGAAGATCTCCGAAGCAGAGTTATTACGGTCTGCTCCGGAGAGAGGAACTCGATATGGGATACCAGCGCGTCAAAGCCATTCGGGAAGCGGTCGGTCCCGAGGTCGATATCATCGTCGAGATCCACTCCTTTTTGGGAACGAATTCCGCCATTCAGTTCGGAAGACTGCTTGAGGATATGAACGTGTTCTATTATGAAGAACCCGTTCACCCCATGAATGCCGATAATATGGCTCTCATTGCCCGCTCCGTCAAAATTCCCATTGCAACGGGCGAACGTTCCTACACCAGGTGGGGCTTCCGGGAGATGTTCGAGAAACAGGCTCTGGCGGTCGTTCAGCCGGATCTGTGTCTGTGTGGAGGCATCACTGAAGGAAAAAAGATCTGTGACATGGCGAATGTCTATGACACGACCGTGCAGATTCATGTTTGTGGAGGACCGGTGTCGAAGGCTGCGGGACTTCATGTCGAGGCGGTGATTCCGAATTTCATCATTCATGAACACCATACGTACGCCCTTAAGGAATGCAATGTTGAACTATGCAAATACGATTATCAACCGACCAAGGGGCAGTACGGGATTCCGGATCTTCCTGGTCTCGGTCAGGAGCTTAATGATGATGTGGTGAAAAATTATCGTGTTGAAACCATTACCGCCTGA
- a CDS encoding ATP-binding protein — MPGGPVSFAHLHSHWERGSNENTNGILVIDELGFQVLDRMSAHSLFKVASARYERSSTIITPNTSIREWPEMLAGDEVLATAILDRLLHHCHVVHVDESSYRLWEMERRTRTAGKEG, encoded by the coding sequence GTGCCGGGCGGACCGGTCTCCTTTGCCCATCTTCATAGCCACTGGGAACGGGGAAGTAATGAGAATACCAACGGCATCCTCGTCATCGACGAACTGGGGTTCCAGGTTCTGGACCGGATGAGTGCCCATTCGCTCTTCAAGGTGGCGAGCGCCCGATATGAACGCTCCAGCACGATCATCACGCCGAACACAAGCATCCGGGAATGGCCGGAGATGCTCGCGGGAGACGAAGTGCTCGCCACGGCGATTCTGGACCGGCTTCTCCATCACTGCCATGTGGTTCACGTGGATGAGAGCAGCTACAGGCTCTGGGAGATGGAACGCCGCACCCGGACTGCCGGGAAGGAGGGATGA
- a CDS encoding TRAP transporter small permease, translating to MRFVLANIEKIITILLTSAMTFVLFLQVFSRYVFNLSISWSEELSIFCLVWLTYFGAALAVKQRRHLRIEVFVSFLSPKKRKIIDILCNVVFFCFCLFLVYGTYNMTMLAKATGQTAAATGLKRWLVFAGLPVSFLLVAIRLLQDMARQFREYRLMDEFGVIPGEAGKFQRPEF from the coding sequence ATGAGATTTGTTTTAGCGAATATTGAGAAAATAATCACCATTTTATTGACTTCAGCAATGACGTTTGTATTGTTTTTGCAGGTTTTTTCGAGATATGTATTTAATTTGTCAATAAGTTGGTCCGAGGAGTTGTCGATTTTTTGTCTTGTGTGGCTTACATATTTTGGCGCTGCTCTTGCCGTAAAGCAGAGAAGGCATCTTAGAATTGAGGTTTTTGTGTCTTTTTTGAGTCCTAAAAAAAGAAAAATAATTGATATTTTATGCAATGTCGTGTTTTTTTGTTTTTGTTTATTTTTGGTCTATGGGACGTATAACATGACGATGCTCGCAAAAGCCACCGGTCAGACTGCCGCGGCAACGGGCTTGAAAAGATGGCTCGTTTTTGCAGGGCTTCCTGTGTCGTTTTTGCTGGTTGCGATCAGGTTGCTTCAGGATATGGCGCGGCAGTTCCGGGAATATCGCCTTATGGACGAGTTCGGAGTCATTCCCGGAGAAGCGGGGAAATTTCAGAGACCTGAATTCTAG
- a CDS encoding ABC transporter permease, translating into MENAKKLALHRKRRQFVEALFRSKMSLVGLAILVFFVLMAFVGPLLYDYDHQEYGAGGMLEPPSKAFLLGTDDLGRDVLGELIHGAKTSLIVGVLATFISMVIGTVIGISSGYFGGRTDAFLMRVTDAFLVLPWLPLMLVLAALLGSSLWNIVVVIGVTSWAGTARLARAQTLSVKERQFVERARSIGAGHVYIMRKKILPNVFPLIFSNTVLVSAVAILSETTLSFLGMGDVLRPSWGMMLHYAFEAGAVSVGAYWFFVPPGVCIILLVLGFAFLGHSFDEILNPALRRR; encoded by the coding sequence ATGGAAAACGCGAAAAAACTGGCTCTGCACAGAAAACGGAGGCAATTTGTCGAGGCACTGTTTCGCAGCAAGATGAGCCTCGTGGGTCTGGCCATCCTGGTCTTCTTCGTCCTCATGGCCTTTGTCGGTCCGCTCCTGTACGACTACGACCACCAGGAATACGGCGCCGGGGGAATGCTGGAGCCCCCGTCGAAGGCGTTTCTCCTAGGCACGGACGATCTGGGACGGGACGTGCTGGGAGAGCTTATCCACGGGGCAAAGACCTCTCTCATCGTGGGAGTGCTCGCCACGTTCATCTCCATGGTGATCGGCACGGTCATCGGCATCAGCTCGGGCTACTTCGGCGGAAGGACCGACGCCTTCCTCATGCGCGTCACCGACGCCTTTCTGGTGCTTCCCTGGCTGCCCCTCATGCTCGTGCTGGCGGCTCTTCTGGGGTCGAGCCTGTGGAACATCGTCGTCGTCATCGGCGTCACGAGCTGGGCGGGAACGGCCCGTCTCGCCCGGGCCCAGACCCTCTCCGTGAAGGAGCGGCAGTTCGTGGAGCGAGCCCGCTCCATCGGGGCGGGGCACGTGTACATTATGCGGAAGAAGATTCTGCCAAACGTCTTTCCCCTGATCTTCTCCAACACGGTGCTCGTCTCCGCGGTGGCCATTCTCTCCGAGACAACCCTGAGCTTTCTCGGCATGGGGGATGTGCTGCGGCCGAGCTGGGGCATGATGCTCCACTACGCCTTCGAGGCGGGGGCGGTCAGCGTCGGCGCTTACTGGTTCTTCGTTCCGCCCGGAGTGTGCATCATTCTGCTGGTCCTGGGATTCGCCTTCCTCGGGCACTCCTTCGACGAGATCCTCAATCCGGCGTTGCGGAGGAGATGA
- a CDS encoding mandelate racemase/muconate lactonizing enzyme family protein translates to MKITQIEAFFCDLAPKGNFFNPVLIRVDTDEGVSGIGEVGLAYCAGGRAGFAMLKDLFKYVVGKDPMRTEYIWEKLFRDTFWGMGGGPVVYGGMSAIDIACWDIRGKVLNAPVYQLLGGKTRDLLRTYASQIQFGWGEEFLHLSAPEDYAEAARKAVAEGYDCVKVDPLQHDRLGLDTPQSEDAWNHYGILKHDQVAMCCERVSAVREAIGPDRDLIVEIHSLLGVNAAIQLGRALEEYNVFYYEEPVHPMNVDNMALVARSTKLPVATGERSYTRWGYRELFEKQALAVIQPDLCLCGGITEGKKICDYANTYDATVQIHVCGGPVSTAAALQLEAVIPNFIIHEHHVQALCPHIRELCTYDYQPVKGKYAVPDLPGLGQELNDEVVRTYPHEVIK, encoded by the coding sequence ATGAAGATCACCCAGATCGAAGCATTTTTTTGTGATCTTGCACCAAAGGGGAATTTCTTCAACCCTGTCCTGATTCGTGTGGATACGGACGAAGGTGTCAGTGGGATCGGAGAAGTGGGACTCGCCTATTGCGCAGGTGGTCGAGCCGGCTTCGCGATGTTGAAGGATCTTTTCAAATATGTTGTCGGTAAGGATCCCATGCGCACGGAATATATCTGGGAGAAGCTTTTTCGGGACACCTTCTGGGGTATGGGGGGTGGTCCGGTCGTGTATGGAGGCATGAGCGCCATCGACATTGCCTGCTGGGATATCCGCGGCAAGGTGCTCAATGCGCCAGTGTACCAGTTGCTCGGTGGAAAAACCCGCGACCTCCTTCGAACCTACGCGAGCCAGATTCAGTTTGGCTGGGGGGAGGAATTCCTCCATCTCTCCGCCCCGGAGGACTACGCCGAGGCAGCTCGAAAGGCTGTCGCCGAGGGATACGACTGTGTCAAGGTGGACCCTCTCCAGCACGACAGGCTCGGCTTGGATACCCCCCAGTCGGAGGATGCGTGGAATCACTACGGCATTCTGAAGCATGACCAGGTCGCGATGTGCTGCGAACGTGTCAGTGCCGTACGGGAGGCAATCGGTCCCGACAGGGATCTCATTGTCGAAATCCACTCCCTGCTCGGGGTGAATGCAGCTATCCAGCTTGGCCGGGCTCTCGAAGAATATAACGTCTTTTATTATGAAGAGCCCGTTCATCCGATGAATGTGGACAACATGGCGCTCGTTGCCAGGAGTACCAAGCTTCCCGTTGCGACGGGAGAGCGTTCCTACACTCGTTGGGGTTACAGGGAACTGTTTGAAAAGCAGGCGCTGGCGGTGATTCAACCGGATCTGTGTCTTTGCGGAGGTATCACCGAAGGGAAGAAGATCTGCGACTATGCGAACACCTATGACGCGACCGTGCAGATTCACGTCTGCGGTGGCCCAGTCTCGACCGCGGCGGCACTTCAGCTTGAAGCGGTCATTCCGAACTTCATCATTCACGAGCATCACGTTCAGGCCCTTTGTCCCCATATCCGGGAGCTGTGCACGTATGACTATCAGCCGGTGAAGGGAAAGTATGCCGTGCCGGATCTCCCCGGTCTCGGACAGGAGCTGAACGACGAGGTCGTCAGAACGTATCCTCATGAAGTGATCAAGTAG
- a CDS encoding serine hydrolase, which yields MRTVTFEERIRAEIHNFSGLLGLYADDLRGNVIALNADEPFESASCIKVFILAELYRRIAEGSVAPDQLLSCGEEHFVVGSGILRCLESGVTLRVKDFATLMIVVSDNIATNLLIDFLGIDAINTTCRALGFPNTVLHNRIDFARFDKLGTTTPREYGEFFGKIARNELWSAEACEDMRGMFKDQKYNTLLTKGLPQYFLDAENTGDEELFFVSSKSGSMDACRNDGGIVSTPYGNYVVAIFTKDFKDSLYYQDHESFRFGSRVSRLLFDQYLTLEGRFR from the coding sequence ATGCGCACAGTGACATTCGAGGAACGCATCCGTGCGGAGATTCACAATTTCAGCGGCCTGCTCGGACTCTACGCGGACGATCTCCGGGGCAACGTGATCGCCCTGAACGCGGACGAACCCTTTGAATCCGCGAGCTGCATCAAGGTCTTCATTCTCGCCGAGCTGTACCGGCGCATCGCCGAGGGAAGCGTCGCCCCCGACCAGCTTCTTTCCTGCGGCGAGGAGCACTTCGTCGTGGGGAGCGGCATCCTGCGGTGTCTGGAGAGCGGCGTGACCCTCAGGGTGAAGGACTTCGCGACCCTCATGATCGTGGTGAGCGACAACATCGCCACCAATCTGCTCATCGACTTCCTGGGGATCGACGCCATCAACACCACCTGCAGGGCCCTCGGCTTTCCGAACACGGTGCTGCACAACCGCATCGATTTCGCCCGGTTCGACAAACTGGGAACCACCACGCCCCGGGAGTACGGCGAGTTCTTCGGGAAGATCGCCCGGAACGAACTCTGGAGCGCCGAGGCCTGCGAGGACATGCGCGGCATGTTCAAGGACCAGAAGTACAACACCCTGCTCACCAAGGGGCTTCCCCAGTACTTTCTCGACGCGGAGAACACCGGGGACGAGGAACTCTTCTTCGTCTCCTCCAAGAGCGGCAGCATGGACGCCTGCAGAAACGACGGAGGCATCGTCTCCACCCCCTACGGGAACTACGTGGTGGCCATCTTCACCAAAGATTTCAAGGACTCCCTGTACTACCAGGACCACGAGTCCTTCCGCTTCGGCTCTCGGGTGAGCCGCCTTCTCTTCGATCAGTACCTCACCCTGGAGGGACGGTTCCGGTAG